The following proteins are encoded in a genomic region of Paenibacillus sp. FSL H3-0469:
- a CDS encoding IS3 family transposase, translating into MFIKQGYSAALVLRLIGLAESTYYDRKKRKSQDAQAVLQGRGRPVPGYSLTESGAKISDEEIQEWLLELIAGEEHVYGYKLLAKCLWNQHRLKLNHKKSYRLCQALDILQPQRHKRFKHPRKLPENRVITGAGQLWQMDIKYGYVAGRDRHFFVLSIIDVFTRVIVGYHRGSSCEAKHACQTLGRAMEQHCAPGSVRPVIRTDNGPQFVSHLFGDMCESWEMTHERIPPRTPDLNAFIESFHSNIDRDLFRKEAFDTFEEAYEAVDRYMDFYNNRRMHTSLRNMPPATFAEWVLTQEDRSRFFWPREKAK; encoded by the coding sequence ATGTTCATTAAGCAGGGATATTCCGCAGCGTTGGTACTACGTCTCATCGGGCTCGCAGAGTCCACGTACTACGACCGTAAGAAACGCAAGTCACAGGATGCACAGGCCGTACTCCAGGGGCGCGGAAGACCCGTACCCGGCTACTCTCTGACCGAGTCTGGAGCGAAAATTAGCGACGAGGAAATCCAGGAATGGCTGCTGGAATTAATCGCTGGAGAAGAGCACGTGTACGGATACAAACTGCTGGCCAAGTGCTTGTGGAACCAGCACCGTTTAAAGCTCAATCACAAGAAAAGTTACCGGCTGTGTCAGGCGCTGGATATCCTGCAGCCGCAGCGTCACAAGCGTTTTAAGCATCCCCGGAAGCTGCCGGAGAACCGGGTCATTACCGGAGCAGGCCAGCTCTGGCAGATGGACATTAAGTACGGGTACGTGGCGGGCCGGGACCGGCATTTCTTTGTCCTGAGCATTATCGATGTGTTTACCCGTGTCATCGTCGGCTACCACCGCGGATCGTCGTGTGAGGCCAAGCACGCCTGCCAGACGCTGGGACGCGCCATGGAGCAACACTGCGCCCCTGGCAGCGTACGCCCGGTGATCCGCACCGACAACGGCCCACAGTTCGTCAGCCACCTGTTTGGCGACATGTGTGAAAGCTGGGAAATGACCCATGAACGCATTCCGCCTCGAACGCCGGATTTAAACGCTTTTATTGAATCGTTCCACAGTAATATTGACCGGGATTTGTTCCGCAAAGAGGCATTCGACACGTTCGAAGAGGCCTATGAAGCGGTGGACCGGTACATGGACTTTTACAACAACCGCAGAATGCATACGAGCCTTCGGAACATGCCGCCAGCTACGTTTGCGGAGTGGGTCCTGACCCAAGAAGACCGCTCCCGCTTCTTCTGGCCGAGAGAAAAAGCGAAATAA
- a CDS encoding carbohydrate ABC transporter permease, with the protein MKATPNTSKRLSVAGVYAALTAVSLIMLVPFLWMLSTSFKRPQDIFTYPPQLIPPVFQFQNYVDVFTLIPFHRFYFNSVYISFVVVAGTVFFASLAGYAFAKIPFTGRNAVFLVLLSAMMIPHEVTAIPMFLFMRDLGWIDTHLPLILLPIFGASGVFGIFVMRQFFITVPTELEEAAMIDGCSRFRIYWTIMLPIARPGMATLTIFTFVSIWNEFFDPLIFINTRELMTLPLGLSLFTDEVGTSWHYLMSATVMATVPLLIVFFMAQKRFIEGVAMTGLKE; encoded by the coding sequence ATGAAGGCGACGCCTAACACCAGCAAAAGGCTGTCAGTAGCAGGAGTGTATGCCGCATTAACGGCGGTATCGCTGATTATGCTTGTTCCGTTCCTGTGGATGCTGTCCACTTCCTTCAAACGGCCGCAGGATATTTTCACCTACCCGCCGCAGCTGATTCCGCCGGTATTCCAGTTTCAGAATTATGTGGATGTCTTTACGCTGATCCCGTTTCACCGCTTCTATTTTAACAGCGTCTACATTTCGTTTGTCGTCGTGGCGGGAACCGTGTTTTTCGCTTCGCTGGCTGGTTATGCATTTGCCAAAATTCCCTTTACCGGAAGAAATGCCGTGTTTCTGGTGCTGCTCAGCGCCATGATGATTCCGCATGAAGTGACGGCGATCCCGATGTTCCTGTTCATGCGTGACCTGGGCTGGATTGATACGCATCTGCCGCTGATTCTGCTGCCGATCTTCGGCGCAAGCGGCGTGTTCGGAATCTTCGTCATGCGGCAATTCTTCATTACTGTACCCACGGAGCTTGAGGAGGCGGCGATGATCGACGGCTGCAGCCGGTTCCGCATTTACTGGACAATTATGCTGCCGATTGCCCGTCCCGGCATGGCGACACTGACGATCTTCACGTTCGTGTCCATCTGGAATGAGTTCTTCGACCCGCTTATTTTCATTAATACGCGTGAGCTGATGACTTTGCCGCTGGGATTATCGTTGTTTACAGATGAAGTGGGCACTTCCTGGCATTATCTGATGAGCGCCACCGTCATGGCAACCGTGCCGCTGCTGATCGTCTTCTTCATGGCGCAGAAGCGGTTCATCGAGGGCGTAGCCATGACAGGGCTGAAGGAATAG
- a CDS encoding sugar ABC transporter permease, giving the protein MNRKVKRRNKGPLAREAQVTGWLFISPMLLGFTLLLLFPMGKALYMSLNDWPLLGEHRFVGLDNYKDIAVDPLFWKVFGNTAYFTLGLVPFNIVLALMLALLLSRSLKGIGVFRTAIFVPVMTSLIVWSIVWKYMFATDSGLINQLLMLFNIKGAAWLYDERLAMPAVIVTSVLKNVGLNMVLFIAAIQQVSRSLYEAAELDGAGKTKTFFNVTLPMITPTVFLTVVMTVIGSLKVFGQIYVMTQGGPSNSTKVLVYYIWEKAFKLFQMGYASALAFVLFFVVLILTLLQWQLRKRWVFNEGDA; this is encoded by the coding sequence ATGAACAGAAAGGTCAAGAGACGAAACAAGGGTCCGCTTGCCCGCGAGGCACAGGTGACCGGATGGCTTTTTATATCGCCAATGCTGCTTGGTTTCACGTTATTATTGTTATTTCCGATGGGGAAAGCGCTCTATATGAGCCTAAATGACTGGCCGCTGCTTGGTGAGCACCGGTTCGTCGGTCTGGATAATTACAAGGATATTGCGGTGGACCCGCTGTTCTGGAAGGTCTTCGGCAACACGGCTTATTTCACGCTGGGTCTGGTGCCGTTTAACATTGTGCTGGCTCTGATGCTGGCGCTGCTGTTATCCAGAAGCTTGAAGGGCATCGGCGTCTTCCGCACCGCGATCTTCGTTCCCGTGATGACTTCGCTGATCGTATGGTCCATCGTCTGGAAGTATATGTTCGCCACCGATTCCGGGCTGATCAATCAGCTGCTGATGCTGTTCAACATTAAAGGGGCCGCCTGGTTGTATGACGAGAGGCTGGCGATGCCAGCCGTTATTGTGACAAGTGTGCTAAAGAACGTGGGGCTGAACATGGTGCTCTTCATCGCTGCGATCCAGCAGGTATCGCGTTCATTGTACGAGGCAGCTGAGCTGGACGGGGCAGGCAAGACCAAAACCTTTTTCAACGTGACCCTGCCTATGATTACGCCCACCGTATTTCTGACCGTGGTGATGACCGTAATCGGCTCGCTGAAGGTGTTCGGCCAGATCTATGTCATGACCCAGGGCGGACCGAGTAACAGCACCAAGGTGCTGGTCTATTACATCTGGGAAAAAGCGTTCAAGCTGTTCCAGATGGGCTACGCTTCGGCGCTGGCATTTGTGTTGTTCTTTGTCGTGTTGATCTTGACTCTGCTGCAGTGGCAGCTGCGAAAGAGGTGGGTATTCAATGAAGGCGACGCCTAA